In Candidatus Polarisedimenticolia bacterium, the genomic window CAATGTCCGTGCCACATCGCGTCGCGTCGACGCTAGTCGTTCATCGCCAACACTTCGCGCACACATGGCCATCGTGGAGCATCGGGTTGCGTGGACCCATCTCGTCCACTCGTGTGGACGCTCGTCCCGGAAGGTCGTCGGTTCCGGCGCGCTCGGCTGGAGCCGTCCTCATCCTGGCGGCTCATTCCTCGCGCAGGGCCACCATCGGATCCACGTTCAGCGCTCGCCGCGCCGGGATCCAGCAAGCCAGGAGCGCGACGAAAGTCAGCAGCCCGGCGGTCACGAGGAATGTCAGCGGGTCGGTGGCGCTGACGCCGAAGAGCAGGCTCTTCATCAGGCGCGTCAGCCCGAAAGCCGCCAGGAGGCCGAGTGCGATGCCGCCGAGCGTCATCGACATCCCCTGTCCGATGACCAGCCGCAACACGTCACCGGCCTGGGCGCCCAGCGCCACGCGGATGCCGATCTCGCGCGTGCGCTGCGCCACGCCGCAGGAGATCACCCCGAAGAGTCCCGTGCCGGCGAGCACCAGCGCCGCCCCCGCGAACACGGTCAGCAGCCACAGATTGAACCGTCGTGGAGCGACCGAGGCGGCCAGGTATTGCTCCATCGTGCGGATGCTCGAGGCCGGCACGTCCCGGTCGACCGCCTGGATCTCGCGGCGCGCCGCAGCCGACAGCGTCAACGGATCGACCGCCGTCCGGAGCAGCCAGTATTGATTGCCGGTCAACCAGACCACGGCATCCTCGTGGGCCTGATGCAGGGGCAGGTAGATGTGCGGCGCCGGCTCGACGTCGAGGCTCAGGTGCTGCACATCCCCGACCACGCCCACGATCTCGACCGGTCGGGGGCCTTGATCGTTGTCGTCGATCCGCAGATGCGCGCCGACCGGGTTCCCGTCCGGCCAGTACCGGTGGGCGAGCTTCTGGCTGATGAGCGCCACGCTGGGGGCCTGCGACGTGTCGCGCTCGTTGAATGCCCGTCCCGCGAGCAGCGGAATCCTGAGGGCGCGGAAATAGCCGGCGCTGACCATGCGGTAGTCCGCCCGCGGGGCTTCGTCCTGTGCCGTGGCGCGCCCCTCGATGGTGAAGGGAATGCTCGCCATCGTGCCGCTCAAAGGCAGCGCGGAGACGACCCCCACGGTTTCGACGCCGGGCAGGCTCTCCAGCCGCGGCCGCAGCCTGTCATGGAACGCGGCCGCGGCGGCGCGGTCGGGGTATCGCCCCTTCGGCAGGGAGAGCCGGACGACCAGGACGTTCTCCGCGTCGAAGCCGGGATGGACCCCCTGCAGCCGGAGGAAGCTCTTGACGAGCAGGCCCGCGCCGACCAGCAGCACCAGGGAGAGCGCGATTTCCGAGACGACCAGCAGGCCCCGCGCCCGGCTCTGCCGCGCGCCGCCCGCTCCGCCGCGCCCGCTTTCCTTGAGCTCGTCGTTGAGGCTCACGCGCGTGGCCTGCCAGGCCGGGGCCAGGCCGAAGATCAATCCGGCCAGGAGCGAAAGGGCCAGCGTGAAGCCCAGCACGCGGAAGTCCACGCCGACTTCGGCGGCGCGCGGCAGGTTCGCCGGGCTGAGCGCGAGCAGCAGGTCGATGCCATAGGAGGCCAGCAGAAGCCCGGCCGCGCCCCCCAGGCCGGCGAGCAGCAGGCTCTCGGTCGCCAGCTGCTGGACCAGGCGCCAGCGCGTGGCGCCCAGCGCGGTGCGGATGGCCATCTCCCGGTGCCGCGCCACGGCCCGCGCCAGCGCCAGGTTGGCCAGGTTCACGCAGGTGATCAAGAGCACCACCCCGACCGCTCCGAGCAGCACCCACAACGCGAGGCGGAAGCCGCCCACCACCTCCTCGTACAGCGGGCCGAGCGTCACCCCCACCTTCCGCGCATTGGCGACCGGATACTGCCGCCGGAGCCGCTGCGCCACGGCGGTCAAATCCGCCTCCGCCTGCTCGCGCGTGACCCCCGGCTTCAATCGCGCCAGCCCGCGCAGGAAATGCACCGACGTGCGCACGTCCCGCCACGGGTCGGCATCGGGAGCCAGCGGAATCGCCAGCTCGGCCTCCTTGATCGGAAAGAAGAACTGCGGCGGCAGGACCCCGACCACGGTGTAGCTGGCGCCATTGAGGGTCAGCGGCTTTCCCACCATCTGCGGATCGGCGCCGAAGCGCCGTTTCCAGAGGCCATCGCTCAAGACCACGACGCGCTCCTGCCCCGGCGTGTCATCGGCGGGCAGCAGAGCGCGACCGACCACGGCCTCGACCCCCAGCATCAGGAAGGCGTTGGCCGATATCCGCAGCCCCTGCAGGCGCTCGGGGTCGCCGCGATCGGTGAGATTGGCGCTCCAGTTGGCGAAGGCGGCGATCCCGTCCAGCCCCCGGTTCTGATCCCGATAGTCGATGAAATCCGGGAGCGTGAACGGGAACTGGCCCGGTTCGGGGCGGCGCACGGAGACCCACACCAGCTGCTCCGGATTCCGGAACGGCAGCTGGCGCAGCAGGATGGCGTTCACCAGGCTGAAGATCGCCGTGTTGCCGCCGATCCCCAGCGCGAGCGCCAGCGCCGCCACTCCCGTGAAGACCGGCTGCCTGAGCAGCGTGCGCAGGCCGTATCGCAGGTCCCGCCAGAGATCCCCGATCCAGTGTCTCCTGCCGGCCCCCGGCACGACGGGCTCCGCGGCCACCTGCCGCTCGACGCGTCGCAGCTCACGCGCCAGCCATCCGCCTTCGCTCAGCTCGGCGAGCGCGGCGCGCGAGGCGTCCGCTTGCGTCGCGCCTCCGGCCCGCAGTTCGTGATAGCGATCATCGAGATGCTGCGCCAGCTCCTCGACGATCTCCATCTCGCGCGTCGGCTCCAGCGTGAGCGTCGCCAGCCGCCGTCGGATGTCCTCGTTCCAGTCAGGCATGCTCAGTCAGGCCCATGCGGTCCCGTCGGCCCGGTCAGGCTCGTTCGGGCCGGGTGACGCGATGGATCGCCGCCACGAAGGACTCCCAGGTGCTGCGCTGCGCCGCGAGCACTTTCCTGCCTCGAGACGTCAATTTGTAATAGCGCCGCCGCCGCTGCCCGGGCCTTTCGACCCAGCGGCCTTCGATCCAGCCGCGCCCCGCGAGCCGGTAGAGGAGCGGATAGAGCGACGCGACATGGAATCTCAGGGCGCCGCCCGAACGCGCTTCGATCAGCTTGCCGATTTCATAGCCGTGCCGGGGCCTCGCCTCGAGGAGCGCAAGGATCATGAGCTCGGCGCTGCCCTTCTTCAATTCGCGGTCCATGATGCGGTGGTCGATATGTATCATAGCCACATATTACGCAGACAGGGATCCCGCGTCAAGTGGGTGGCTCGGTCCGTTCAGCCTCGTCCGGGGGGACGCCCGCGGGGCTTCGCGGCCCGCGGGGGCGCCGCGGAGGACTTGGACTGCCTGCGGAACCTCGCGGGGGGCGCGCCGAACGCGCGCTTGAAGGCCCGGTTGAACGCCGGCTCCGATTCGTAGCCCACCGCGGCCGCGACCTGGGCGACGCTCTGGCTGGTCGAGCCGAGCAGGCGCGCGCCGAGCTGCAGGCGCCAGCCCGTCAGGTAGGTCATGGGCGGGGCCTTCATGAAATGGCGGAACCGCTCGGCCAGCACCGAGCGGGAGACCCCCGATTCCTTCGCGAGGGCCGCCAGCGTCCACGGGTGCGCCGGTCGCCGGTGCATCAACGCGAGCGCCTTGCCGACCTCGGGGTCGCGGGCCCCCGCGAGCCATCCGGCCCTCCCTTCGGGCCACTGCGCGACGTAGCGCCGCAGCGTCTCCACGAACAGGACCTCCGACAGCTTCGCGAGGACCGCCTCTCCGCCGGGCCGCGCCCCTCCGGCCTCGTCCACCGAGAACCGGATCGACTGCTCGATGAAGCGGCCGGACGCGTCGTCCCTGATGTTGACCTTGAACATCGGGGGCAATCCCGCCAGCACGAGCCGGCTCATCCGCGGGTCGCAGGCCATGTACCCGCAGACGAACCGCGTCACCTCTCCGCCGCCCCCCTGGCGGGAGAGCTTGAGCCCCTGGGAAAACATGCGCTGGAGCTCCTTCCCGTTGTCCTGTCTGCTGGCCGGCGAGCCGTTCTCCATGACGTGCGGATCGCCATGGGGAAAGACCACGATGTCGCCCGCCACCAGCGGCGTCCGCTCTCCGTGTTCCACCATCGCGATGCCGCGGCCCTCGGTCAAGAGATGGAAGATGATCACGTGCGCCCCCGCCGGCGAGAGGTAGGGGGCCATCTCGTGCGAGGGCGGCTCGCGGAATCCCCACGGGGCCGAGAACTCGGCGTTGTAGAACATCGCCCCTTCGAGCGTCACGATCTTCAGGACTTCCGACAGGATATCCACGGGGTCCCTCTTCGCGGCATGCGACGCCCGGACAACTCCGCCGGACTCCCGGGCAAATGACGCACATGCTACCGCGTCGCGGGCAAGAGAACCAGACGCCCGGGCAATGCAATCCCCGCACTCGTGCGGCATAGTCATCGCCGATGACCGGGTGGACATCCACCCGGCCCAGGCCGGTCAACCGGACAGGAGGAATGACAATGAGCGAGCACTATCACGACGCCGCGGACCTTCGTCTCTTGAGGGACATGCGCAAGCTGGCCCCGGCGGAGTTCGAGGCCTGGATCGGCCTCGACAACATCGTCGGGCGCGCCGACGGGGCGATCCCGAAGAAGCACCGCGAGCTGATCGCGCTGGCGGTCGCCTGCACGACCCAGTGCCCGTACTGCATCGAGGTCCACGCCAAGGCCGCCCGGTCCGCCGGCGCGACCCGCGAGGAGATCGTCGAGTCCGCCTTCCTCGCGGCGGCGTTGCGGGCCGGAGGCGCCGCGACCCACGGCGCGATGGCGCTGAAATTCTTCGACCAGCAGTGATCGCCGAGCCATGAACCCCGCGAAGTCGCGGTCAGGCGCCGCCCGGTCGCCCCCCCGGCACGCTTGCGCCGCGTGGTATCGCGGCGCTATTCTGGCGCCACGCCCCACCCGATGCGGGCCGACGGCGGACGCATGAGACATCGACCGACACTCGCGGTCCTCGCGCACGTGCCCATCGCGCTTGCGATTCTCGCGCTCGCAGCCGGCGCGCCCGGCACCGGATCAGCCATCGCCGACCCGGCGTCGACGCCCCCGGAGCTGGAGAGCCTGCGCCAGGGCAGGGAAGCGGACAGGCGATTCACCGCGCAGATTGAAGCGATGGATCCCGAGGCGGCGGAGCTGTTCAGGCAGGCGAACGCGGCGCGCGAACGGGCGGACCATGCCCGGGCGAAAGCGCTCTACGAGCAGGTGGTCGGCATGGTGCCGTCCTTCGTGCATGCGCTGCGACGGCAATGCCACGAGGAGCTGGCGCTCGGGAACAGGGAGATGGCCGTGGCCCTGTGCAGACAGGCCGTCCGGCAGCAGGAGTCCGCCGACAACCTGGCCGCGCTGGCGCTCGCGCTCATCAAGGGCACGGAGACCTTCCCGAGCCGCATGCCCGACAAGCTGGAGGCCGTGCGCGTGGCGACGCGCGCGGCGGAGCTGGAGCCCGACAACATCTTCGCCGCGACGACGCTGTGCATGGTGGCGCTCGACAGAGAGGATGGCACCCTCTTCGGGCAATGCCTCCGGAACCTGGAGGCCCGCTATCCTTCCGATGGCGAGACCCATTACTTCGCGATGATTCAGGCCGCCGAGGAGGGGCGCTTCGACGAGGCCATGAGCCACCTCGCGCAGGCCCGCGACTCCGGTCTGCTCGACGGCGCGCAATACCAGGCGAGCTTGAAATACCTGAACGAGAGGCGGCGGTCACCCTGGCACATCGCGTCGCTCCTGCTGCCCTTCGGCGGCATCTGGCTGGGGCTCCTCGGGGTGCTGCTCGTCGCGGGCTACCTTCTCAGTCGCCTGGCGCTGCGCGCCTCCGCGCAGGTCCCGTCCGCCGGCGAGGGGGCAGTGACCGGCATGGACGCATGGCTCCGCCGCGTCTACCGGGGCGTCCTCTGGCTGTGCTGCGGCTATTACTATGTGTCCATCCCGATCGTCGTCCTGCTCGTCCTGGGGGTGTGCGCCGGGACGATCTACGCCTTCCTCTGGCTCGGCCGGATTCCGGTCCAGCTGTTCGTCGTCCTGTTGCTGGTCACCTTCTACACGCTCGCGGCCGTCGCCCGGAGCCTGTTCGTTCGCGGCGTGGACCAGGAGCCGGGCGAGCGCCTCGATCTGGATCGGTATCCGCGGCTCCGGGCGATCCTCGAGGAGGTGGCGCAGAGGGTCGGGACCCGCCCCGTGGACAGCGTGTACCTGACGCCGGGCGCGCAGGTGGCGGTCATGGAGCGGGGGAGAAGCCTCCGTGCCCTCGCCTGGGGCCGCGCGGAGCGCTGCCTGATCCTCGGCGTGGCCGCCCTCGACGGCTTGCGCCTCGGACCGCTCAAGGCGGTCCTCGCCCACGAGTACGGGCACTTCTCGAACCGCGACACGGCGGGCGGAGAATTCGCCCTGGCCGTTCGCCGGTCCCTCTGGACGATGGGGCAGGGGATCGCCGCCGGCGGGGCGGCCACCTGGTACAACCCCGCCTGGATCTTCGTGAACGGCTTCC contains:
- a CDS encoding ABC transporter permease translates to MPDWNEDIRRRLATLTLEPTREMEIVEELAQHLDDRYHELRAGGATQADASRAALAELSEGGWLARELRRVERQVAAEPVVPGAGRRHWIGDLWRDLRYGLRTLLRQPVFTGVAALALALGIGGNTAIFSLVNAILLRQLPFRNPEQLVWVSVRRPEPGQFPFTLPDFIDYRDQNRGLDGIAAFANWSANLTDRGDPERLQGLRISANAFLMLGVEAVVGRALLPADDTPGQERVVVLSDGLWKRRFGADPQMVGKPLTLNGASYTVVGVLPPQFFFPIKEAELAIPLAPDADPWRDVRTSVHFLRGLARLKPGVTREQAEADLTAVAQRLRRQYPVANARKVGVTLGPLYEEVVGGFRLALWVLLGAVGVVLLITCVNLANLALARAVARHREMAIRTALGATRWRLVQQLATESLLLAGLGGAAGLLLASYGIDLLLALSPANLPRAAEVGVDFRVLGFTLALSLLAGLIFGLAPAWQATRVSLNDELKESGRGGAGGARQSRARGLLVVSEIALSLVLLVGAGLLVKSFLRLQGVHPGFDAENVLVVRLSLPKGRYPDRAAAAAFHDRLRPRLESLPGVETVGVVSALPLSGTMASIPFTIEGRATAQDEAPRADYRMVSAGYFRALRIPLLAGRAFNERDTSQAPSVALISQKLAHRYWPDGNPVGAHLRIDDNDQGPRPVEIVGVVGDVQHLSLDVEPAPHIYLPLHQAHEDAVVWLTGNQYWLLRTAVDPLTLSAAARREIQAVDRDVPASSIRTMEQYLAASVAPRRFNLWLLTVFAGAALVLAGTGLFGVISCGVAQRTREIGIRVALGAQAGDVLRLVIGQGMSMTLGGIALGLLAAFGLTRLMKSLLFGVSATDPLTFLVTAGLLTFVALLACWIPARRALNVDPMVALREE
- a CDS encoding PadR family transcriptional regulator codes for the protein MDRELKKGSAELMILALLEARPRHGYEIGKLIEARSGGALRFHVASLYPLLYRLAGRGWIEGRWVERPGQRRRRYYKLTSRGRKVLAAQRSTWESFVAAIHRVTRPERA
- a CDS encoding AraC family transcriptional regulator, with product MDILSEVLKIVTLEGAMFYNAEFSAPWGFREPPSHEMAPYLSPAGAHVIIFHLLTEGRGIAMVEHGERTPLVAGDIVVFPHGDPHVMENGSPASRQDNGKELQRMFSQGLKLSRQGGGGEVTRFVCGYMACDPRMSRLVLAGLPPMFKVNIRDDASGRFIEQSIRFSVDEAGGARPGGEAVLAKLSEVLFVETLRRYVAQWPEGRAGWLAGARDPEVGKALALMHRRPAHPWTLAALAKESGVSRSVLAERFRHFMKAPPMTYLTGWRLQLGARLLGSTSQSVAQVAAAVGYESEPAFNRAFKRAFGAPPARFRRQSKSSAAPPRAAKPRGRPPGRG
- a CDS encoding carboxymuconolactone decarboxylase family protein; this encodes MSEHYHDAADLRLLRDMRKLAPAEFEAWIGLDNIVGRADGAIPKKHRELIALAVACTTQCPYCIEVHAKAARSAGATREEIVESAFLAAALRAGGAATHGAMALKFFDQQ
- a CDS encoding M48 family metallopeptidase: MRHRPTLAVLAHVPIALAILALAAGAPGTGSAIADPASTPPELESLRQGREADRRFTAQIEAMDPEAAELFRQANAARERADHARAKALYEQVVGMVPSFVHALRRQCHEELALGNREMAVALCRQAVRQQESADNLAALALALIKGTETFPSRMPDKLEAVRVATRAAELEPDNIFAATTLCMVALDREDGTLFGQCLRNLEARYPSDGETHYFAMIQAAEEGRFDEAMSHLAQARDSGLLDGAQYQASLKYLNERRRSPWHIASLLLPFGGIWLGLLGVLLVAGYLLSRLALRASAQVPSAGEGAVTGMDAWLRRVYRGVLWLCCGYYYVSIPIVVLLVLGVCAGTIYAFLWLGRIPVQLFVVLLLVTFYTLAAVARSLFVRGVDQEPGERLDLDRYPRLRAILEEVAQRVGTRPVDSVYLTPGAQVAVMERGRSLRALAWGRAERCLILGVAALDGLRLGPLKAVLAHEYGHFSNRDTAGGEFALAVRRSLWTMGQGIAAGGAATWYNPAWIFVNGFHRVFLRISQGASRLQEVLADRWAALSYGSRAFEEGLRHVVARGVRFGAHANATLDEVINAKRPLENLYSYKPERPPIERGVEVSVREALEAKPSPYDSHPSPVDRFAWVQAMNAPGTGASAEDEAEAWVLFPDRDAIERAMTAVVRRNVAQVNGIEIGATVDRPPR